The Polyangium aurulentum genomic interval ATTGAACGTGGCAGATTACGCCGCCGGCCCGCCCTTCTTCGCCGCCCCCTCCCGCATCGCGCGGATCCCCTTCGTGACCGCGTGCTCCGCCCCGAGCTCCCTTTCTGCCATCGGCAGCGCTCGATCGTAAAGCCCGACCGCCTCGTCGGCTCGCCCGCGCACCTCGAGCAGCCGCCCGAGCCGCACCAGCGTCGGCCGCAGCTCCAGATCCTCCGGCCCCGCCGCGGCCTCACGCGACGCAATCGAGCGCCGATACAGGCCTTCCGCTTCCTCGCGCCGCCCCGATTCCTCCGCGAGCGCCGCGAGGTTGTGCAATGCGGCCGGGAGAATCGTCCCGCCTTTCACGGGTTTTTCCTCCAGGATGGCGACGGCCCGCTTGATCGCGCGCTCCGCCTCCTCGCGCCGCCCCGCGCCCGCGAGCACCGTGCCCTGGTTGTAGAGCACCTCGGCAGCCTCGGGCGAGCGCGCGCCGAAGACGCGCTCGCGCAGGTTGAGCGCCCTCGAAAACGACAGCTCCGCCTCCGCCAGCTTCTTCTGCTCGCCCAGGAGCAGCCCCAGCCGGTTCGCGCAATGAGCAATGGCGGCCTCGTCCGGCTCGCGCATTCGCTCGTAGCCCGCGAGCAGGCGGCGGTAGATTCGCTCCTCCTCGTCACGGCGCCCGGCGCTCGCGTGGATCGCCGCGAGCAGCTCGTACAGCTTCGGCAAGCGCGGCTCCGTCGGCGTCCCCGCCCGGGCCTCCGCGATTGCGACCGCCCGCCTGCACGCCTCGAGCGCCTCCTCCCCGCGCCCCATCGCGAGCTGGGCCCCCGCCATCACGTAAAGCGGCGTCACCGCCTCGGGCGCCTCGGGGCCGAAAGCCTTCTCCGCGAGCGCGAGCGCCTCCCCGCCGGTGGACACGAGATCTGCGTGCCGCCCCGAGCCCGCGAGCGAAGCCAGCATCGAAAGCCGCGCCTCGTACGACCTGCGAGCGAGGAGGCGGCGAACCCAGCGCAGCATCGTCAGGGATTCACGAGCGCCCGCAAGTGGCGCATGGAGGGCGAGCCGAAGCCCAGGATCTTGTCGTGATAGGCCCGCTCGGAAAAACCAGGCTTACCCTCGTTCGCGGCCCTGAGCTTCATCATCTCCGTGAAGCCGTAATAATAGGTGGTGAGCTGCGCGCTCGTGAGCAGCGCCCGGCGCCACTTGCCCACGGCCTCGCCCTCCTCCTGGAAAGCCTCGTTCATCATCAGCGCGTGCCCCTCCGCCTCGGTCATCGTTCCCGCGTGGACGCCGTGATCGAGGAGCGCATTCACCGCGAGCC includes:
- a CDS encoding tetratricopeptide repeat protein, producing the protein MLASLAGSGRHADLVSTGGEALALAEKAFGPEAPEAVTPLYVMAGAQLAMGRGEEALEACRRAVAIAEARAGTPTEPRLPKLYELLAAIHASAGRRDEEERIYRRLLAGYERMREPDEAAIAHCANRLGLLLGEQKKLAEAELSFSRALNLRERVFGARSPEAAEVLYNQGTVLAGAGRREEAERAIKRAVAILEEKPVKGGTILPAALHNLAALAEESGRREEAEGLYRRSIASREAAAGPEDLELRPTLVRLGRLLEVRGRADEAVGLYDRALPMAERELGAEHAVTKGIRAMREGAAKKGGPAA